The genomic region CTGATATAGATGAGTCACTCCTCACATTAAATGTGGGTGAGTCTGGCAGAGTCACAGTTTCTGGTGCAGAAAATTTAGCGACTGTTGTAGGCAATGGATCTACAACTGCTGATGAAGTAGTCACGATCAATGACAGAACGAATACTGCGGCTGTTAACTTTACTGATATCGAAGATATTCGTCTTGGCGAAAATGTTGATCTCGTCGCCACTGTCGATGATGAGCTTGAACAAGTAACTATGGAAGCTGGCGCAAATGTTAACCTCACATTAGATGCAACTGTAGTTACAAGCGGTCTTGAATCTGTTGCAGGTGATACTGATGGTGAAGAATCACTCACAATTAGCTCTGCAGATCCGCTTGTTACAACAAGTGCAAACCTTTTAGTTGACGAACTCGAAATAGTTACGATTGGCGAGAACATGAATGTTACTCTAGGTGACAGTGCGGGTTCTGATGTTGATAATATTACTATTGGCAAGGATTCTACGCTAACATTGAGTAACGTTGTTAATACAGAAACTTATAACGGTTTGATTGTTAAAGGTGATGAACTTGGTGGTGGTACAGAAACATTCGTTCTTAATACTTCAGGTGATATTCAATTAGATTTCGTCGAGCAACTCGAAACGGGTCCTAATGCAATTGTTGACGTTGAAACAGATGCCAATCTCATTGGTCTTACAATCGGTACAAACAGTGAAGTTAACCTCAACGATGCGACTGAGCTACAAACTGCCACTGCAGATGCCACTGGTAATGAAGTTCTCACACTTCAGAAAGGTATTAGCAATATTACTAACGATCAGGTTGTTACAATTACTGGCGTAGATGACCTCACTCTTGGTGACGACTCAGTTCAAGTATTTGACGATGTTCAAGTTGATGATGATATGGAAAATCTCACACTTGCAGAGCAAACGACCGCGATAGTAACTATTAGTGATAATGTTGATGCGGGTACTACAGCTGGCCTTACTAACCTTACACTTGCAGATGGTGTTGATTTAACACTCGAAGTACTTGCTGATGCTAATGTTACAATTACTAATCTCGATGTTCTTACGGAAGATTCAGTAACAGTAACAGATAAAGGCGAGATTACTGCCGCAACAGGTATTTTCGAAACTGCCACACTAGGATTAGACAGTACTCTAGTATTTAATGCTGACTACGATGCAATTAATGCAGACTTTGGTATCCATACAATCACGGGTGCAGCTACTGGTGCAGGTACTGGTGAAACAGTAACACTCACAGGTATGGGTAACGACCTGGAAGAATTGGATCTTAATGACATTGAAAATCTCACAATTGATGGTGATGCGGCTATAATCACTAACTCTTCCGGTGAGACTCTCTCTTCACTTACTGACGCTACTGCGACAGTCAACTCTGTAACTCTTGAATTCGATACCACACGTGATCTTACTATCAACAATATCGAAACAGTTAATATCGCTGATAACGCTACTATCCCTGTAAATGGACACAGCCTAAGCCTTATTGATGGTACAAGTTCTATAGCAACCCTTAACATTGATCTAAATGGCGATGTTACCTTAGCAGGAGCAACTGAACTCACAACAGTTCTTGGTACAAATGGTAATAACGAAACACTTACCTTACTCGATAGTGTAGATGCAGGCGGTGCTTCAATCACAGATATCGAAACTCTAACAGTAAATGGTGCAGGCAATGTTATCACGACAGATAATGAGCTCACTACTTTAACTCTTGGCACAGCTGCTGTAGCAGACCTTACAGGTGCGGATCAGTTGATTACTGTTTCAGGACAAGCTCTGACGGATGAAACTCTTACACTCCAGACGGCTACTTCGACAATCACTAATCTTAATAATATCGAAGATCTCACACTTGGTGATGGTTCTACTCAAACATTTGTCATTACATCGACTGATGACGAACTCACAGACCTCACTCTCGCAGCAGATACTTCTTTAACTTACACAACAACTGATGACGTGCTGATTGACGAGTCAACTCCGACTCAATTTGAAGCTATCTTCAATGTAGATGCAGCAGCTGGTGCAGCTCTTACTATTACTACTGGTATCAATGCACAGCTTTCAATTAATAGTCTTACGGAACTATCACTCGCAGATGCTTCTTACAGTGAAGTAACTGATGAAACGCAGACTCTCGTTGACCTGACAGTAGGTGTTAATTCAACAGCTAAAATCATCAATGCCGATAATCTTGATGTCGTTGCTGCTGGAGGCGGTAATGAAACACTCATCCTTGACTACGCTAATGACACAGTCGATCACGAGATGGAAATCAACCTCGTTGACAACCTAGAAATTGGTGCGGAAATCGAGATGTTTATCGATGACTCAAGAAATAATGCACTCTTGAATCTCACTGTTGGCGAAAACTCCACAGTAACTTTTGCGGATCTTGACATGGTTAGCGATAATGATGATGGTGCTGGTGGTAATGACCTTGTTAGCCTCACGGGTAGCACTGGTTACGAAACAGTAAACCTCGCTAACCCAATCACGGCTGCTTCAAGTACTGATATTGATGAAATCACTACTAATGGTGATTCAAGCTTCACTTCTGCTGATGGCTTAACTCAGCTCAATGTAAGCTCCGGTACGACTACAGTTGACAGTGCCAGTGACTTAATAACTGTTTACCTTGCAGATGGAGCAGCTGTAGACCTAGCTGATACTCCGAACGTAACGACGATCATCGGTGATGCTGTTGATGTTGATCTTACTAATGGTGTTACTTACGATGGTACAGTTGTTCTAAATGATGGACCAGAAGAATCTGTAACACTTCGTGATACAGCTATTAATATTACGACTATTGAAAATATCGACGTCCTCACAGTTGGTGATGGCTCTGCTAGTCAACAATTCGTACTCACTGGTGTAGATGATGACCTTACAAATGTCTTCATCAATGAAGGTGCTACACTCGATATCGATGGTAATCTTGATCTCCAGTACGTTAAAGGTGAAGGCTCCACTTTCGAAACTCTTACAATTGACAGTGTCGCTGATCTTGCTTCAGATGAAATAGATGTGACTGTTAATGGTATTACACACAACTTCATTGAAAGCACACATTTTCTTTCAGGTGCAGACGAAAATGAAACTGCACAAAACTTAGCAGCTGCTATTGATGCTGCCTTTGCTAGTTCTGTTACTGTTGTTACTGGTGATACCATCACCTTAACTGACCTTAACTCTAATTTTGTTGTTACTACTGATAACGGTAGTTCTGCAGTATCAATTGGTACTGAAGTAATAGCGGCTGATACTGGTGATGGAGAATCACTCATAGTTCGAGACGCAGATGCCGATGGTTTCAAAATTATTGACATTGAAAACCTCACACTTGGTGATGATACGAATCAGGACTTTAATACTATCACGGTTGCCGATGATCAGCTTAAAACGATCACACTAGAAGACGCTACTACTGCTACAGTTGATTTTGACGCGGCCTCTACGCTCACATCTATCACTCTAGCAGATGCTTCAAATCTCACACTCACGGGTGCCGATCACGGTCTCACTGAACTTGATGTGGATTTTGTTATCGCTGAAGGTGATACTGGTAGTGCTACACTTACTGAAACAGACGTTGATACACTCACAACAGTTAATATCAGTGAAAACATCACTTTAACTCTCAATGACGCCTCTGCAGTAACAGAGATCAATGGTGTTGTAGACAACCCAACCTTCATTATGACAACTAATGAAGAGGGTGTAATCATCGCCAATGGTAATGCAATAACTAACATCAATAACCTTGAAAATGTAACAATTACTGATACGTCAGTTACTACTCTTGAAGATAATGGTTCTCTCCATACTCTTACTGGGTCAGGTGTTACTCAAGACATTATAGTGAATGGTAACAGCACTCAGTTTGTTTCTTCTGAAAATGTTGAAACACTTACAATTGAAAATAGTGTGGGCGCGATGGGAGCTGGATTCAATGCCAATGACCATGTTGAGACTCTTACTGTGGGTGATACTGCTCAGGAAGAGACCTTCTACCTCGATAGTATAGTTGGCCTCGAAAGTATTCTAGGTACGACGAATACTGAAAACGTTTACCTTCTCGATGCTGACCATGGAAATATTGATATAGTTGATATTGAGCTTCTAAGTCTTAGTGCTGCAGTGATAGTAACTGATGATGATTTGTTGGATGGCTTGTTGGTAGCAGACAATGATGGTCTAGGTGATGTCACTGATCTCATCGTTGTTGACGGTACAACTGAAATCAGAAATGCTGATAGTCTTGAAAATATTACAGGTTCTGGCGCAGCGTCAACTGTTGAAGTTAATAACGTAACTACAACAGGTGCTGCAGTTGGCAGTTCACTAGATTCTGTCACAAATGTAGGTCAGCTAGTTCTTAACTATGAAGGTGTATTTGCAGAGTCATTCACGTTTGACGAGACTCTCACAACATTAACTTTTGGTAATGATTCAGGTATTCAGGATTGGGAGATGACTTTTGTTCCAACGGTAATGGGTGAATTAGCTCAACTTGAATCTATTAACGGTGTTGGAGCAATTAACTCACTCACTATCAATGGTAATGCAATCGAATTTGATATTACAAATATTGCTGATCTCACGGTAGACACTGATGCTACGATTAACGATGATGATGGTACTCTTGCGTCTGGTGATGGTACTGGTGATATCGTAGACCTTACTGTTGGTGCGGGTACGTACACGATCAACAACGCAGACTCACTCGTGACTCTCGATGGTGATAACACAAGTACTGTTACTGTTAATGGTAATAGCACATTATTCGATACTGTGACCAGCGTATTTGACCTCACAATTCAAAACACTACTGCTACACCGCTTACTGTTGATGGTGACCTTGAAGTATTAACCGTAGGTAACAATCTTGCAGGTGTTCCAGGTGAGCAGACATTTACAGTAGATGGTGCCGAAAATGTAACTTCGCTTACAGGGACAGTCGATGGAACTGAAACTGTTGTTCTTGACGATACGCTTGCTTCTGTTCTCAATGTTTCTGAAATTGAACATTTAACTATAGAAGATGACCTCACTATCAATGAACTTACTCCAGATATTGCTACTACAGCTGATGGCTTAACTACTCTTACAGTCGGTAATACAGGTCGTGACACAACGGTCATTGCCAATGATGTTGCTGACTTAGCAAGCTTAACTGGTGTAACGTCCTTATTCGACGATATTGTTGATATTAACGGCAACACAGCAGCATTCACTACAGTGACTGAAATCGAGGTTCTCTCAGTAGATACTTCGACAGATTTTTCTGCTGATTCTAGCCTGACAACTCTTACGGTAGGTGATGGAGTAACTGATTCTCAGTCATGGGATGTGACCTCTGCAACTGATAGTTTAACTACAGTTAATGGTTCAGCTGCTGCTGATGAAACACTCGAGTTGACATCTAACGCCAGTACTTTAGCTGCGACAGATATCGAAACTCTTAAAGTAGGTACGGCAGCTTATTCAACCTTAACAATTGATAGCTTCAATGTCTATCCTGCTGCAGTACTTACTTTTGAAGTAGATGGCGTAACCTATACAATTACTGAAGGTCCTGACTGGGCCGACAGTGCAGTATCTGCTGATGCAGTAGCAACGAGCATAGCTGCCGCAATTGACGCTGAGTATGCTGCTCCAATTACAACTGTAGATGGTGACGTAATTAGACTTGATATTCCTAATGCTGTCTTCACTTCTGGTCTTGCGAATATGACTGAATTTGATGGAGGTGGTCAAGTTACTGATCTATCTACCAACTCAGCTCTTAAAACACTGATTATTTCTGAAGATGAAACTGTCGACCTCGTCAGCGGTGGTAACTCAATCACAACTGTTAATGGTGATGTGGGTACAGAAACCGTGAACTTCGAAGATGGAAATAATTCTGCGATTGATATCAACGGTGTAGAAAATGCTGGTCTTAGTGATGATACAACTCTAACTGATGACGGGTCTCTAGTTGAAGTTTATGGCATCGCGGGTGGTATTGCTGGAACTAATGTTAACGCAGTTAGCATCCTCGGTAACGATGATACACTAGACTCGGTTAGCGATGTCATTAACCTTTCTGTTGAGAATACAGCAGATTTCACAGATGCAACAAGTGAAATTCAAATTCTGACCCTTGGTGCTGATGATATCACGTCTGACTTTACTGTCACTCAACTCGGCACTCTTGAGCAACTTAATGGTGCGGTAGATGCAGACCCAACTTTAACGAATCAAACTGTAACGATCGAAGGTAACACGGGTTTATTTGCTGATGTAAGTGAAGTTGAAGTTCTTTCAGTCGAAAATGCAACAACTCTTACTGATACAGACGACTTAGTTGAACTTACTCTTGGTAATGCAATCGCAACTCAAAGCTTTGAAATTAATGATGTAGCCGCTTTGGAAAGCTTAAGTGGTGCTGCTGATGCAAATGTTAGTCAAATTAACTTCTTTGACCTTGGTGATGCTCCAGGTGATGCACCTCAGTTAACTCACGCGGACTTTGGTGCAGTGACTTTGACTGAAGGTATTGATTGGAATGTTGCAGGTACTTTGGCTGACACAGCTATAGATTTTGCCGCAGCAGTTAATAATGCCTTTGGTGAAGGTTCAGCTACTGCAGCCGGTAGTCTTGTTAGCCTTAACCCAAGTATAACTATCGGAGTTGATGCTACATTCGGCCCATATGGTTACTCTACAAATATCAACGTTCTTTCAAGTGGAGTAGAGACTGTAGACATCAATGGCAATAGTTCAGAATTCGCCAATGTGACAGCTATTGAATACCTCAGTGTTGAAAATGCGACAGATCTTACAGATACTAATGACTTGATCACACTCACAGTGGGTGATGGTGGCTCAACACAAGAATTTAGTGTCGATGCTGTTAGCGAACTCACCATGGTTACTGGTACAGCTGGTAACGAGACATTAACTATTACAGGCAATGATACTAGCTTAATTAGTGCAACTGAGATCGAAACACTTAGTATCGAGAATACTAATAATGTGGCTTTCGCTACAGACGGTGATTTAACATCATTAACGGTTGGTAATGATGCCAATTTCCAAGTCTTTAATGTAGCAAATGCTTCTGGCTTAACGGATCTTGCTGGTACAGCTGGCGGTACAGAAACTGTACTCATCACGGATAATGCAGAGGCTGAGCTCGACGTATACGAAGTTGAAGATTTAACAATCGAAAATGCGGTTATCATTAATGATGATGATACAGCTGATGTAATGACAGCTGCAGATGGGATTGGTGATATTGCTACTCTCACAGTAGGAGATTCTACTTCTGTACAATCCTTCACTATCAATAATGCCGATAGCCTAGTGACTCTCGAAGGTACAGTCGGTGGTACGGAAACTGTTATTGTTGATAATGTCGACACTGATCTTCTTGATCCAGATACTGATACATTAGTTCTTGCAACTGTAACTGAAGTTGAGAATCTTATCGTTACAAAATCTAGAGACTTTACGTTTGATGATTCTCTAGAAAGTCTCGTAGTTGGTGATGGTGTGACAGATTCACAGTCTTGGACAGTTACAAATGTCGATGTAACAGATAATCTCACATCTGTTGAAGGTTCAGCTGCAGACTTAGAGACTCTTACAGTTTCTGGTCATGGTGATCTAACAACTGAAAAGCTTGAGACTCTTAATCTCGATACAGATGCAGCTCTTGACCTGAATGATACAGCACTAACTACACTTGGTGTAAGTGGTTCAGGAACTGAAATCGTTGTAACTGATGGCGCAAGTATTACCACTATCAATGATGAGGATGGACAGACTGGCCAAAGTGTTGAGTTTGTTAACGAAAACACAGCTTCTAACCTCGATGTTAATGGCCTTGAGATCCTAAGTCTTGTAACGGGTACAACTGTTGATGGTGATGGTACTCTTGATGATGTTGATGTCACTACAGCAGGTCAGAATTTAACCATCAACGGTGGTTCAGGCCTCAATAATGTAAACTTCACAGGCATTGGTAATAGCTTGTCTCTAACGACAAGCAATACTAACAGTATCAGCTTCGATAACCTTCAGACTTTGACGCTAGGTACAGACACCGCTGTCTTAGAGTACTTTTACCACATGTATGATGATACTAGCACAATTACTCAGGTTAATTTACTTGGTACAACAAATGGTGTAGAAACTTATTTATTTAACTTCAATAATTTATCGGACATTAATGGATCTGACGCAGGAAATGATATGGTCTATCTGTGGGGTGGAGTTTCAACTGCTATTGATATTAGCGACCTCGAGACTTTATACACCCAGTCTGCGACAACCATTGATGATGAAACTGATTCATTAAGTACTTTACACAACATTAGTTTTACTGGTCTAGTAACGGTGAATTCTTCTGGTGCAAGTACTTTAACCAGCATTCTTGGTAATAGCGGTACAACTTCAGTCACTCTTGCGAATGACAATGCTGATACAATTAGCGTTACTAATATTTTTGAATTAACAATCAATAATGGTATTCAAACGACTATTAACACGAATTCTGTACTCGATATAATTAATTTTGACGCTGACCTCAATAATGATGTGGATACCGTTCTAGATGGTCTCACAATTACTGGTGCTACTGGTCTCAGCGATATCAATGGTACGGCTAATGAAATCCTCACATTGACAAGTTCCATCGGAACTGCAGTTGATATGAGCAATATTGCCGACCTTACTGTTGGAAGTGATATAGCCACTGGTATTACTCTCGCTGATGTAACTGACAGTACGAACACGATTGCTGACCTTACAATTCTAGGTAATGCTGGTACTTCTTCAGTAACGATTGATGCAGCAGCGAGTATTTTAGAGACAATTGTTGCTGATGCTGATGTTGATGACACAGTCATTCTCACAACTTCTAGTGCGGCAACAATTGGCGTAACTGACCTAGATCACCTCACAGTAGTTGATACAACATTAATTAATGATGACGGTGAGTTAAACTCATTAGAAGTGACTGCTGCATCTACGACGATCACAGTCGACTCAGGTGTGAATCCAAGTACTCTTGCCTCTATAACTGGTAATGATACAACTCTCATCTTCCTTGGCGATCATTTAAACCCAACAGATACAATTACTCTTGATGGCGTATCTGAAGTGACTCTGCTCGAAGATGCAACCATCAATGATAACGATACATTGGAGACTATTACCCTCGCTGCTAGTACAGTAGTAACAGTTAATAATGCAGATTTGTTGACAACTATTAATGGTCAAATTGGTACAACAGAAGAAATTACTATCACAGGTAATCATGAGCCAGTAACGCTTGATCCCGTTACGACTCAAATCGACCTTAATAATATGGAGATCGTATCTGTTGATATAAGTACTCGTCTAGTGGATACCACAAATACCATAACAACTGTGAACTTGACTGGTTCTGGTGCTGAGGACTTCGATATCTCTGGTGCGAGTAAGATCACAGTCCTTGACGGTACTGATAATCAAACGGTAACGCTTGAGACAGCGACTGATGCTGTCTTAACTGTGACAGATATTGCTACACTTGAATTGACTGACGCTGGTGAAACATATAGCCAAATCAATGCAGATGGTGATTTAACTACTTTGCTCATTGGTACAGGCGTAACAGCAAGTGTCGATGCAACTGCCTCACTTACGATGACAGGACTTACACTTGATGATGGTGCTGATCTCACTCTAAGTGGTATTACTACTGCATTCGGTGCTTTCACTGAGACAGATGCAGCCGAGACTGTAATTCTTGATGACGTTGATGATGTCATTACTGAGGTTGTTGTTGGTCAAGGTTCTAACATGACTTTGGAAACTTCTACGGCAGTTGAATCAATCACTGGTGATAATGCTGTAGGTAATGAAGTAACTGTCTTTGGTACACAAGAAGGTCTCGTAAGTGAGGCAATTATCATTGATGACGTTGAAACAGTTAATCTTACTGGTCGCCTTGAAGAGACCTTCGGTGCTAATCTTGAAGTTAACAATAGTGCTGGTGGTGGTAACGGTGTTCAGACGATCAATTTATCTGATGATTCCAATGGTGACTTCGCAGTCATTGATGCGTCGAGTACTGATGTTGACTTCAGCATAAATATGAATGATGGTAACGATAAAATTATCATTGATCTAGTGGCTTTCCAAGGTACTGCTAACGGTGGTGATGGTACTGATGAAATTCAGATTATTGGCCAAGTTGATGCAGCCTTCGCATTAGCGGATTTCGAGACGATCAAGCTAGGTAATGGTAATGGTTCTGGTGGTGCTGGTGATGAAAGAGTTGATCTTACAGGTGATGCAATTTCTCATAGCAGTGCAACTCCAATAACTATTGACCTCGAAGGATCGGCTAGCTCCACATTTGACGCAAGTTTTGGTTTCTGGGGTGGTCTTGGTACTGATATGCTTATCAACGGTAGCGTGACTATCGACCTTGAAGATGGCGGTGCATGGAATGGTGCTAACACTATCTATACCTTCGCATAAGTCGAAACTAAATTAACTCAGGAAGTCTAACTTCCTTAAATCAAAAAGAGCCCCGCACATGCGGGGCTCTTTTTGTTTGTTAGCTAGTCCAAGCTTTAGCTTGCTTATCAGGCACGCGTCCAAAAGTAAGTAGTCCAAGCTTTAGTTTGCGTATCAGGCACACGTCCAAAAGTACGTAGTTCAAGCTTTAGCTTGCTAAAAATGAGTACAGCTAAGAAGGCACGCGTCCAAAAGTACGTAAAGGGCAATTTGAATCATATCCCGAGGGAGAGTAGTTGAATTAGAGTCTGGGCTTACCCCAGGAGATACAATGTTAGAATATTTTAAAGATCGTAAGTTAAAACTACATCCCGAACCCGTGAACCTCCGCAAAGGCTTCAATGGCTTAACCGCGTTAAGTAATCTGGAAAATCTCTTTGCAGGAGATGTCTACCTTTTCATAAATCGCCGGCGTAATTTATTGAAAGGTCTCTACTGGGATGAAGGTGGTTTTTGTATTTTCAATAAACAGTTGGAGCGCGGAACTTTTAGCGACATGTCCGAAGCTAAAACTGAGCTTAGTTTTCGGGAATTTCTGCTAATGATCCACTGCTGTAAAGGGGCCTATTTTAAGATCAAATAGCCTGGTTTTATAGCTGAAAAATCATGGGGTTATGCTATATTATTTCATGACTAAAACTATCTCAGACCTCACCAAAAAAGTTGTGTTTTTAGAAGAGGAAAACACCTATCTAAAAGCCCAGCTGTATGGTCGTAAAAAAGAGACTGTAGTCTTTGATAACTCAGATACTTTTCCTGAGTGGACTGAATACCTTAAGGATCTGGGCGATTCAAATTCACCAGAAAGAGATGAAGAACCCAAAGTAAATACCCTAAAAAAGAAGAAGAAACGCAAGCCCTTTACGCATTTCAATTTCCCTGAGAATGCTGAACGCGAAATTAAAATCATTGATTTGCCCGAAGATGAAAAAGTTGATCCCATAACTGGTGTAGAACTGAAACTCATGGGATTCGATACATCAGAAAAACTTGTTTATGTTCATGGTCGTTACAAAGTCATAGAGACTCGTGTACGTAAATACAATATTCCAAATAAGCCCAAGGCAGGAGTTATCTCCGCTCTAGTTCCCAGCCATCCGATAACAGGCTGTCGTGCTGATGTGAGCTTGTTGTCACATATACTCATTTCAAAATATGCCGACCATTTACCTCTTTATCGTATCGAAGAGCAATTCAAACGAGATGGACTTACTATTGCGCGACAAACGCTTTCCAAC from Lentisphaera profundi harbors:
- the tnpB gene encoding IS66 family insertion sequence element accessory protein TnpB (TnpB, as the term is used for proteins encoded by IS66 family insertion elements, is considered an accessory protein, since TnpC, encoded by a neighboring gene, is a DDE family transposase.) yields the protein MLEYFKDRKLKLHPEPVNLRKGFNGLTALSNLENLFAGDVYLFINRRRNLLKGLYWDEGGFCIFNKQLERGTFSDMSEAKTELSFREFLLMIHCCKGAYFKIK